In the Telopea speciosissima isolate NSW1024214 ecotype Mountain lineage chromosome 2, Tspe_v1, whole genome shotgun sequence genome, one interval contains:
- the LOC122652167 gene encoding hsp70-binding protein 1-like, with translation MAKEGPNWEGLLKWSLANADGTRPPRQLSEEDRRWFMEAMQAQTIDVIQRMKEITLVMQTPDQVLEAHGVTSADIEDMLEELQEHVESIDMANDLHSIGGLAPLLGHLKNSHSGIRAKAAEVVSTIVQNNPKSQQLVMEANGLEPLLNNFTSDPDVTVRTKALGAISSLIRHNKPGIAAFRLANGYAGLRDALGSENVRFQRKALNLVHYLLHENYSDHNIVTELGFPRIMMHLASSEDAEVREAALRGLLELARERGSGISNSSLVEDNEKLKQILQDRIKGISVMSPDDLGAAKEERHLVDSLWNACYNEPSSLQENGLLVLPGEDAPPPDVASKFFEPPLRAWAAANPSTNQGSKSAKKEAPLLLGMGSPSTTTQVERSTNSGGDAPGNPQT, from the exons ATGGCTAAAGAAggacccaactgggaaggattGCTCAAATGGAGCCTCGCAAACGCCGACGGAACACGGCCTCCTCGACAGTTGAG TGAGGAGGATCGGAGATGGTTCATGGAAGCTATGCAAGCGCAGACTATTGATGTTATTCAGCGAATGAAAGAGATCACTCTTGTTATGCAAACTCCAGATCAAGTATTGGAGGCTCACGGTGTTACTTCAGCTGATATTGAAG ATATGTTAGAAGAGCTACAGGAGCATGTTGAGTCCATTGACATGGCTAATG ACCTTCACTCAATTGGGGGTTTGGCCCCTCTGCTTGGCCACTTGAAAAACTCCCATTCTGGCATTCGAGCAAAGGCTGCAGAGGTGGTTAGTACCATTGTTCAGAACAATCCCAAGAGTCAGCAACTTGTAATGGAAGCGAATGGCCTAGAACCTCTCCTCAATAACTTCACTTCAGATCCTGATGTAACAGTCCGGACCAAAGCACTTGGGGCAATATCCT CCTTGATTAGGCACAACAAACCTGGAATTGCCGCATTTCGACTGGCGAATGGTTATGCAGGACTGAGGGATGCATTGGGGTCAGAAAATGTTAGATTTCAAAG GAAGGCCCTCAACTTGGTCCACTACCTGCTACATGAGAACTATTCAGACCACAACATAGTTACTGAGCTAGGATTTCCTCGCATCATGATGCACCTGGCTTCCAGTGAAGATGCTGAAGTGCGAGAAGCAGCACTAAGGGGACTTCTTGAGCTTGCCCGTGAAAGGGGAAGTGGGATCAGCAACAGCAGTTTGGTTGAAGACAATGAAAAGTTGAAGCAAATTCTGCAGGATAGGATCAAAGGTATCAGTGTGATGTCTCCTGATGATCTTGGGGCTGCTAAGGAGGAGAGGCATCTTGTTGACTCCCTGTGGAATGCTTGCTACAATGAGCCTTCTTCTCTCCAAGAAAACGGTCTACTTGTTCTTCCGGGAGAAGATGCACCTCCGCCAGATGTTGCAAGCAAGTTTTTTGAACCTCCTCTTAGGGCTTGGGCTGCTGCAAACCCATCGACAAATCAAGGCTCCAAGAGTGCTAAGAAAGAGGCCCCGCTGCTCCTGGGGATGGGTTCTCCATCTACTACCACTCAAGTTGAGAGAAGTACAAACTCAGGTGGTGATGCACCAGGGAATCCACAAACATGA
- the LOC122652869 gene encoding transcription factor PCL1-like yields the protein MSMGEEVQRNSYLRGLGGGDDGRVLEWEAGLPSADDLTPLSQSLIPPELASAFSISPQPYKTMVDVNRASQNTLSSLCRQSQPFSSNHLKSLPSFAEDPSLEPLVVDGDDYDPESTTKDGSDARKIRRLDSAEEVDSVLRTENSNDNNDDHSARTLKRPRLMWTPQLHKRFVDVVAHLGIKNAVPKTIMQLMNVEGLTRENVASHLQKYRLYLKRMQGLSDEGPSSSDHLFASTPVPQSFHESGANGHMPLPMPYFLMPMPVLGDAHGHGHMGMPVGNPPTSATCHGFDPYSYNMFREQQRDWSGNKLGSVMSYPHVNPNDK from the coding sequence ATGAGTATGGGGGAAGAAGTGCAGAGGAACAGCTACTTAAGAGGCCTAGGTGGTGGAGACGATGGCCGAGTTCTGGAATGGGAGGCCGGTTTGCCCAGCGCAGACGATCTGACGCCCTTGTCTCAGTCTTTGATCCCTCCGGAGCTCGCCTCGGCTTTCAGTATATCACCCCAGCCCTATAAAACCATGGTCGATGTGAATCGCGCCTCGCAGAACACGCTATCGAGCCTCTGCCGCCAGTCGCAGCCTTTTTCCTCCAACCACCTCAAGTCTTTACCTTCCTTCGCCGAGGACCCAAGTCTTGAACCCTTGGTCGTTGACGGTGACGATTATGATCCTGAGAGTACCACCAAGGACGGCTCCGATGCTCGCAAGATCAGAAGACTTGACAGCGCTGAAGAGGTAGATTCGGTTTTGCGAACCGAGAATTCAAACGATAATAATGATGATCACTCTGCTCGAACCTTGAAAAGGCCTCGATTGATGTGGACTCCGCAACTTCACAAGCGCTTCGTCGATGTTGTCGCACATTTGGGTATCAAGAACGCCGTCCCCAAGACCATCATGCAACTGATGAACGTGGAGGGTTTAACCAGAGAAAACGTCGCCAGCCATCTCCAGAAGTATCGATTGTACTTGAAGAGGATGCAAGGCTTGTCCGACGAAGGCCCCTCCTCTTCGGATCATCTCTTTGCATCAACCCCTGTGCCGCAGAGCTTTCACGAATCCGGTGCCAATGGCCACATGCCGCTTCCTATGCCGTACTTTTTGATGCCTATGCCGGTACTTGGTGATGCCCACGGTCATGGTCATATGGGGATGCCCGTAGGTAATCCACCCACCTCTGCTACCTGTCATGGCTTCGACCCCTATTCCTATAACATGTTTCGGGAGCAGCAGCGAGATTGGTCGGGTAATAAGCTCGGCTCGGTTATGTCTTATCCTCACGTTAACCCTAACGATAAATGA